In one Achromobacter spanius genomic region, the following are encoded:
- a CDS encoding glutathione S-transferase family protein translates to MLTLYHAPRSRSFRVLWLLEELGVPYDTEMVSIRGTDSAGHMPADYIDIHPHRKVPALVHDGVPIFETPAIALYLTDLFPEKGLGPLVGDAQRGPYLTWLAYSTGVFEPAMVERAFKRPHQDGGPGWGSADEVEQVLTRVLQARPYFLGDRFSAVDIVLGGSLQYMVQVKVIPESPVFNAYLERLAARPAMHRALQRDGDIEES, encoded by the coding sequence ATGCTTACGCTTTACCATGCGCCGCGCTCGCGGTCGTTCAGGGTGTTGTGGCTGCTTGAGGAATTGGGCGTGCCCTACGACACCGAAATGGTGTCCATCCGCGGCACCGACAGCGCGGGACACATGCCCGCCGATTACATCGACATCCATCCCCACCGCAAGGTGCCCGCCCTGGTGCACGACGGCGTGCCCATCTTCGAAACCCCGGCCATCGCGCTGTACCTGACCGATCTGTTCCCTGAAAAAGGGCTGGGACCCTTGGTGGGCGATGCCCAGCGCGGCCCCTACCTGACGTGGTTGGCGTATTCCACTGGCGTGTTCGAGCCGGCCATGGTGGAGCGCGCATTCAAGCGCCCGCACCAGGACGGCGGGCCGGGTTGGGGGTCGGCCGACGAGGTCGAACAGGTGCTGACCCGGGTGCTGCAGGCCCGGCCGTATTTTCTGGGTGATAGGTTTTCGGCCGTCGACATCGTGCTGGGCGGGTCACTGCAATACATGGTGCAGGTGAAGGTGATACCCGAATCGCCCGTGTTCAACGCCTATCTGGAACGGCTGGCCGCGCGCCCGGCCATGCACCGGGCCTTGCAACGCGACGGCGACATCGAAGAGTCCTGA
- a CDS encoding chaperone modulator CbpM — MSKLVITSATVVGKSQPLSADDLARACHAEVEWVAQLVEVGIVTARGRQPSEWCFYSMDLQRALHARRLEHDFGASLDAVALILDLSQEVRRLKAQLRALGEADQ, encoded by the coding sequence ATGAGCAAACTTGTCATCACCAGCGCCACTGTCGTGGGCAAATCGCAGCCGCTCAGCGCCGACGACCTGGCGCGCGCCTGCCATGCGGAAGTGGAATGGGTGGCCCAACTGGTTGAAGTCGGCATCGTCACTGCCAGGGGGCGTCAACCGTCGGAATGGTGCTTCTACAGCATGGACCTGCAGCGCGCCTTGCACGCGCGCCGGCTGGAGCACGACTTTGGCGCCAGCCTGGACGCGGTGGCGCTGATTCTGGACCTGAGCCAAGAGGTACGGCGCCTGAAAGCGCAGTTGCGCGCCCTGGGCGAGGCGGATCAGTAG
- a CDS encoding DnaJ C-terminal domain-containing protein, whose amino-acid sequence MEFKDYYSILGVERSASEDEIRRAYRKLARKYHPDVSKESDAEVRMRDVNEAYDVLRDQEKRLAYDNLAAGVSPDGGFQPPPGWDEGFEFHRGAAPGDEAQFSEFFSSLFGGRGQRGHRAGPGGASQQEFRARGDDHHAAIEVDLEDAIHGATRDISLRAMEMDAQGRPHLQTRTLSVRIPAGVREGQFIRLSGQGMPGYGGGENGDLYLEVRFKPHPRYRVEGRDLYMTLPVAPWEAALGSKVNAPTPGGTVEVSIPAGSGNGRKLRLRGRGIPGDPPGDLYLVLDLVLPPADSDAAKAAYRKLQQEAPFNPRRHMGV is encoded by the coding sequence ATGGAGTTCAAGGACTACTACAGCATTCTGGGGGTGGAGCGCAGCGCGTCGGAAGACGAGATCCGGCGCGCCTACCGCAAGCTCGCCCGTAAATACCACCCCGACGTCAGCAAGGAAAGCGACGCCGAAGTCCGCATGCGCGACGTCAACGAAGCCTATGACGTGCTGCGCGACCAGGAAAAGCGGCTGGCCTATGACAACCTGGCGGCGGGCGTGTCGCCCGATGGCGGCTTCCAGCCGCCTCCCGGCTGGGACGAAGGCTTTGAATTCCACCGGGGCGCGGCGCCCGGCGATGAAGCGCAGTTCAGTGAATTTTTCTCGTCGCTGTTTGGCGGGCGTGGCCAACGCGGCCACCGCGCCGGCCCAGGCGGCGCCAGCCAGCAGGAATTCCGCGCACGCGGCGACGACCATCACGCCGCCATCGAGGTTGATCTGGAAGACGCCATCCATGGCGCCACGCGCGACATCAGCCTGCGCGCCATGGAGATGGACGCGCAAGGCCGACCGCATCTGCAGACGCGCACCCTCAGCGTGCGCATTCCGGCGGGCGTGCGCGAAGGCCAGTTCATCCGGCTGTCCGGGCAGGGCATGCCCGGCTATGGCGGCGGCGAAAACGGCGACCTTTACCTTGAGGTGCGCTTCAAGCCGCATCCGCGCTATCGCGTCGAAGGGCGTGACCTGTACATGACGCTGCCGGTGGCCCCCTGGGAAGCGGCGCTGGGTTCAAAGGTGAATGCGCCCACGCCGGGCGGCACGGTTGAAGTCTCCATTCCCGCGGGATCGGGCAACGGCCGCAAGCTGCGGCTGCGCGGGCGCGGCATACCGGGAGATCCGCCGGGCGACCTTTACCTGGTACTGGACCTGGTGCTGCCGCCCGCTGATAGCGATGCGGCCAAGGCGGCCTACCGCAAGCTGCAGCAGGAGGCGCCGTTCAACCCGCGACGCCACATGGGGGTCTGA
- a CDS encoding DHCW motif cupin fold protein, protein MKMSNIPFGTTDWSEVERTEHAGDTGMAYWRTRQFGDLRVRMVEYTAGYLADHWCTKGHILFCLEGELHTELEDGRQFVLTPGMSYQVADQAEPHRSSTATGAKLFIVD, encoded by the coding sequence ATGAAGATGAGCAACATCCCCTTCGGCACCACGGACTGGTCCGAAGTCGAACGCACCGAACACGCCGGCGACACCGGCATGGCGTACTGGCGCACCCGCCAATTCGGCGACCTGCGCGTGCGCATGGTGGAATACACGGCGGGCTACCTGGCCGACCACTGGTGCACCAAGGGCCACATCCTTTTCTGTCTGGAAGGCGAGCTGCACACCGAGCTTGAAGACGGCCGCCAATTCGTGCTGACTCCCGGCATGAGCTACCAGGTAGCCGACCAGGCCGAACCGCACCGCTCGTCCACCGCCACGGGCGCGAAGCTCTTCATTGTTGACTGA